Proteins encoded together in one Telopea speciosissima isolate NSW1024214 ecotype Mountain lineage chromosome 6, Tspe_v1, whole genome shotgun sequence window:
- the LOC122665798 gene encoding patatin-like protein 2 yields the protein MERGHSIQLRMPILASLCILLIIIEPSITEGRYLNSKSDRISSSSDDGIITILSIDGGGVRGIIPGTILGAFEKMLQCIDGEDARIADYFDVVAGTSTGGIITSLLTYPNASGRPLYTAEDINTFYFEHAPGIFWLNSSLNSLEQLVRAFYEPEFNGTYYYKVAEEMSGGIRMNETVTNVVIPTYDMKLLKPTIFTTTQAKFDEKMNANLSDVVIGTAAFPLGFPPYHFQFNTSDGETVEYNLYDGGLVAGNPTLVAITEMVKEMKGNVDYSKFRVVSLGTGAEKVEGYEADIVKWGIGNYNNYLGQLNSSLSQSIHLTDTGRMAELYALMLFHSHPTHYLRIQIDTLNSTESNISNTSCAHLKNLEEIGKKLLKQTLTRYDPSTGRFVKVPNGVTTCQALLQFAEELSVERKRRKLIGAI from the exons ATGG AGAGAGGGCATAGCATTCAGCTGAGAATGCCAATATTGGCTTCTCTTTGCATTCTTCTAATT ATTATTGAACCATCGATCACGGAAGGGCGTTACCTCAATAGCAAATCTGACAGAATTAGCAGTAGCTCTGATGATGGAATTATCACAATTCTTAGCATTGATGGTGGTGGAGTTAGAGGAATCATTCCTGGTACCATTCTTGGAGCATTTGAAAAAATGTTACAG TGTATTGATGGTGAAGATGCGAGGATCGCGGACTATTTCGATGTGGTTGCTGGAACAAGCACAGGAGGGATTATAACAAGTTTGCTCACTTACCCAAATGCATCCGGTCGACCACTCTATACTGCAGAGGATATAAACACCTTCTATTTTGAACATGCCCCTGGTATCTTTTGGTTAAATTCAAG tTTGAATTCCTTAGAGCAATTGGTGAGGGCGTTTTATGAACCTGAATTCAATGGTACATACTATTACAAAGTAGCTGAAGAAATGAGTGGAGGAATTAGAATGAATGAGACAGTAACCAATGTGGTTATCCCAACATACGATATGAAACTTCTTAAACCAACCATCTTCACCACCACTCAG gcaaaatttgatgaaaaaatgAATGCAAATCTATCAGATGTGGTAATTGGTACAGCAGCATTTCCACTTGGTTTCCCACCATATCACTTCCAGTTTAACACATCGGATGGAGAAACTGTGGAATATAACCTCTATGATGGTGGTCTTGTAGCTGGAAATCCT ACTTTGGTTGCTATAACTGAAATGGTAAAGGAGATGAAGGGCAATGTGGATTATTCAAAGTTTAGAGTTGTCTCACTTGGGACAGGAGCAGAAAAGGTTGAAGGATATGAAGCTGACATTGTGAAGTGGGGGATTGGTAATTATAACAATTATTTAGGTCAATTGAACTCTTCCCTCTCTCAATCAATACACTTAACTGACACAGGGCGCATGGCCGAATTATATGCTCTCATGCTTTTCCATTCTCACCCAACCCACTATCTAAGGATACAG ATTGACACCTTAAACAGCACTGAAAGTAACATTTCGAATACAAGCTGTGCACATCTTAAGAATCTTGAGGAAATTGGGAAAAAACTCTTAAAACAAACTCTTACCAGGTATGACCCAAGTACTGGTAGGTTTGTAAAAGTTCCTAATGGTGTCACAACTTGCCAGGCTCTCCTTCA gTTTGCGGAAGAATTATCTGTTGAAAGGAAACGGCGCAAATTAATTGGCGCGATATGA